A window from Vulcanimicrobium alpinum encodes these proteins:
- a CDS encoding threonine/serine ThrE exporter family protein, whose amino-acid sequence MDALRDDRSELLLVLARGLHQAGLPTDTIEQTLRDVALTLGVILQVNVLPTSITLAVGAGFAQQLVIVRLEPGQLHLRKLALLDGVLGTLRSGADPAAVLAEIAAVDTVERPDPVPITIGAYAMLSCGTALLLGGARNEVVVSTLGGIAIGAIAALAQRSRRVSRVYEISAAFVATVIVALWERFIGPIALYVAIIAGVVQLLPGYSLTTALSELANRNLVSGTSRLGGVLVTLLSLGCGFALGAGLTGNAIFNGPTVSPGHVTPLTTTAAAVLMALAIAMMLHARYRDLGWIVASCGATIALARTLPLLGITQTAPFATAFAIGLLATLAARYLRIPPPIVLVPSLLVLVPGSLSYESFLYVFQADATDALSLAVRALLAAILIVAGFLTSQLLAPAERHA is encoded by the coding sequence GTGGACGCACTGCGCGACGATCGTTCAGAATTGCTGCTCGTCCTCGCGCGCGGCTTGCATCAAGCGGGTCTGCCGACCGACACCATCGAGCAGACGCTGCGTGACGTCGCACTGACGCTCGGCGTCATCCTTCAGGTCAACGTCCTCCCGACCAGCATCACGCTCGCCGTCGGTGCGGGCTTCGCGCAGCAATTGGTAATCGTGCGCCTCGAGCCGGGGCAGCTTCATCTTCGCAAGCTCGCGCTTCTCGACGGCGTGCTGGGAACATTGCGATCCGGCGCCGACCCGGCCGCCGTGCTCGCGGAGATCGCCGCAGTCGACACCGTCGAACGTCCGGATCCGGTGCCGATCACGATCGGCGCGTACGCGATGCTCTCGTGCGGAACCGCACTGCTCCTCGGCGGCGCACGCAACGAAGTCGTCGTCTCGACGCTGGGCGGAATTGCGATCGGCGCGATCGCCGCGCTCGCGCAGCGGTCGCGGCGGGTATCGCGCGTGTACGAGATCTCGGCCGCGTTCGTCGCGACGGTGATCGTCGCTCTCTGGGAACGCTTCATCGGACCGATCGCGCTCTACGTGGCGATCATCGCCGGCGTCGTGCAGCTGCTTCCCGGCTATTCGCTGACGACGGCGCTCAGCGAACTCGCGAACCGCAACCTCGTCTCGGGCACCTCGCGTCTGGGCGGCGTCCTGGTCACGTTGCTCTCCCTCGGCTGCGGTTTTGCTCTCGGTGCGGGACTGACGGGAAACGCGATCTTCAACGGCCCGACCGTGAGCCCGGGCCACGTGACGCCGCTGACCACGACGGCCGCTGCCGTGCTCATGGCGCTCGCCATCGCCATGATGCTGCACGCGCGTTATCGCGACCTCGGCTGGATCGTGGCGTCGTGCGGCGCGACGATCGCGCTGGCGCGGACGCTGCCGCTGCTCGGCATCACCCAGACGGCGCCGTTCGCGACCGCGTTTGCGATCGGTCTGCTGGCGACGCTCGCGGCCCGCTATCTGCGCATCCCTCCGCCGATCGTCCTCGTCCCGTCGTTGCTGGTGCTCGTCCCGGGCTCGCTGTCATACGAAAGCTTCCTGTATGTCTTCCAGGCCGACGCCACCGATGCGCTCTCGCTCGCCGTGCGGGCACTGCTCGCCGCCATCCTCATCGTCGCGGGTTTCCTGACCTCGCAGCTCCTCGCCCCCGCGGAACGGCACGCATAG
- a CDS encoding tautomerase family protein — protein sequence MAYLRIVSPPLEHATKQRLVEELTALTARHFPGREPQRTAIHFIPFDESDFASGGRFAGDDDTYAAHLDASTPRIGEETRAALLRELAIALSDVFADDEDQRWHVTVRLHTYDADHAAFVEAADAGDAGASDIDRSVLSEDDESDAPQEVDGEGRRGGGWLLWAGFAIGAVAAYRWLSDRLATDVEVDAAPPVRDLHGEAVDAGEPDPRTSTAPAAPSDAGP from the coding sequence ATGGCCTATCTCCGAATCGTCTCGCCGCCGCTCGAACACGCGACCAAACAGCGCCTGGTCGAGGAGCTGACCGCGCTCACCGCGCGCCATTTTCCCGGACGCGAGCCGCAGCGCACCGCGATCCACTTCATCCCATTCGATGAATCAGATTTTGCGAGCGGCGGCCGTTTTGCCGGCGACGACGACACGTACGCCGCGCACCTGGACGCCTCGACGCCGCGGATCGGCGAAGAAACGCGCGCGGCGCTTCTGCGCGAACTCGCCATTGCGCTCTCCGACGTCTTCGCCGACGACGAAGATCAGCGCTGGCACGTCACGGTCCGCCTCCACACCTACGACGCCGATCACGCAGCCTTCGTGGAAGCGGCGGATGCCGGCGACGCCGGTGCTTCCGATATCGACCGGTCCGTCCTGAGCGAGGACGATGAAAGCGACGCGCCCCAGGAAGTCGACGGCGAGGGGCGTCGCGGCGGGGGCTGGCTCCTCTGGGCGGGGTTCGCGATCGGCGCGGTCGCCGCGTATCGTTGGTTGAGCGATCGGCTCGCGACCGACGTCGAAGTGGACGCGGCACCGCCTGTCCGCGATCTGCACGGCGAAGCAGTGGACGCCGGCGAGCCCGATCCGCGCACGTCGACAGCCCCGGCAGCGCCTTCGGACGCCGGACCGTAG